One genomic window of Bradyrhizobium sp. CCGE-LA001 includes the following:
- a CDS encoding YcjX family protein produces the protein MAFSFQDMVEEARQSARALIDYGEHFFNPTVRLGVTGLSRAGKTVFITALIHGLTRGGRFPVFEAYASGRIARAYLTPQPDDAVPRFAYENHLRALIEERRWPNSTVDISELRLVIDYQRPNGADRTLTLDIVDYPGEWLLDLPLLQKSYEQWSAESLALSREAPRAHLAADWHAHLATLKPEAREDEQATLTAAKLFTNYLRACRDERFAMSLLPPGRFLMPGNLADTPALTFAPLDVPAGRQAPDGSLWAMMVRRFEAYKDMVVRPFFRDHFARLDRQIVLADALAAFNSGPEALHDLEAALAGILDCFNIGRSTLLSSLFRPRIDRILFAATKADHLHHSSHDRLEAVLRRAVTRAVARAENTGAAIDVVALAAVRATREAQVAHGRDKLPSILGTPAAGESAGGELFDGNTEVATFPGDLPLDPEPLFNGTDSFRGLSTQAAGSSDFRFLRFRPPKLEPEGTEAPALPHIRLDRALQFLIGDKLS, from the coding sequence ATGGCATTCAGTTTCCAAGATATGGTCGAAGAAGCGCGGCAATCGGCGCGGGCGCTGATCGACTATGGCGAGCACTTCTTCAATCCGACGGTGCGGCTCGGGGTGACCGGTCTCTCGCGCGCCGGCAAGACGGTGTTCATCACCGCGCTGATCCATGGCCTCACCCGTGGCGGCAGGTTTCCGGTGTTCGAGGCCTATGCCTCGGGCCGGATCGCGCGGGCATATCTGACGCCACAGCCCGACGATGCCGTGCCGCGCTTTGCGTATGAGAACCATCTGCGCGCGCTGATCGAGGAGCGGCGCTGGCCGAACTCGACCGTCGACATCAGCGAGCTCAGGCTCGTCATCGACTATCAGCGCCCGAACGGCGCCGACCGCACCCTGACGCTCGACATCGTCGACTATCCCGGCGAATGGCTGCTGGACCTGCCGCTGCTCCAGAAGAGCTACGAGCAATGGTCGGCGGAAAGCCTCGCGCTGTCACGCGAAGCACCGCGTGCGCATTTGGCCGCGGACTGGCACGCGCATCTGGCGACACTCAAGCCCGAGGCACGCGAGGACGAGCAGGCAACGCTGACGGCCGCAAAGCTCTTCACCAATTATCTGCGCGCCTGCCGCGACGAGCGCTTCGCGATGAGCCTGCTGCCGCCCGGCCGCTTCCTGATGCCCGGCAATCTCGCCGACACCCCGGCACTGACCTTCGCGCCGCTTGACGTGCCCGCGGGCAGGCAAGCGCCGGACGGCTCGCTCTGGGCGATGATGGTGCGCCGCTTTGAGGCCTACAAGGACATGGTGGTGCGGCCGTTCTTCCGCGATCATTTCGCGCGCCTCGATCGCCAGATCGTGCTGGCCGACGCGCTCGCCGCATTCAACTCCGGCCCGGAGGCGCTGCACGATCTCGAAGCCGCGCTTGCCGGCATTCTCGATTGCTTCAACATCGGCCGCAGTACCTTGCTCTCAAGCCTGTTCCGGCCGCGCATCGACCGCATCCTGTTCGCGGCGACCAAGGCCGATCACCTACATCATTCCAGCCACGACCGGCTCGAGGCCGTGCTGCGCCGTGCCGTCACACGCGCGGTTGCGCGTGCGGAAAATACCGGCGCGGCGATCGACGTCGTCGCGCTCGCCGCCGTGCGCGCGACGCGCGAGGCACAGGTGGCGCATGGCCGCGACAAACTGCCGTCGATCCTGGGAACACCGGCCGCGGGCGAGAGCGCCGGCGGCGAATTGTTCGACGGCAACACCGAGGTCGCGACCTTTCCGGGCGATCTGCCGCTGGATCCCGAACCGTTGTTCAACGGCACGGATTCGTTCCGCGGGCTCTCGACGCAGGCCGCCGGGAGCAGCGACTTCCGCTTCCTGCGCTTCCGGCCGCCGAAGCTTGAGCCCGAGGGCACCGAAGCGCCGGCGCTACCACACATCCGCCTCGACCGTGCCCTGCAGTTCCTGATCGGAGACAAGCTGTCATGA
- the trhA gene encoding PAQR family membrane homeostasis protein TrhA: MTVFQLKQFASTSVHAAADVIGWNYDRAELIADGIIHGIGVLSGIIAATVLVVLTAIYADATDVVGVSIYVAGLISMLVLSATYNLWPVSPAKWLLRRFDHSAIYLLIAATYTPFILEVKDSVFALMLLAGVWCVAFLGIVLKLLYPGRFDRVSVGIYLAMGWSGVMLYGPVVRALPALALGFILAGGLLYSFGVIFHAWRRLRFQNAIWHGFVLAGAACHYTAVLDLVLS, from the coding sequence ATGACCGTCTTCCAGCTGAAACAGTTTGCATCCACCTCCGTCCACGCCGCAGCCGACGTGATCGGCTGGAACTATGATCGTGCCGAGCTGATCGCCGACGGCATCATCCATGGGATCGGCGTGCTCTCCGGCATCATTGCCGCGACCGTGCTGGTGGTGCTGACGGCGATCTATGCCGACGCGACAGACGTCGTCGGCGTCTCGATCTATGTCGCGGGCCTGATCTCGATGCTGGTGCTGTCGGCGACCTATAATCTATGGCCGGTGTCGCCGGCCAAATGGCTGCTGCGGCGGTTCGACCATTCGGCGATCTATCTCCTGATCGCGGCGACCTACACTCCGTTCATCCTAGAGGTGAAGGATAGCGTGTTCGCGCTGATGCTGCTCGCGGGTGTCTGGTGCGTGGCGTTCCTCGGCATCGTGCTGAAGCTGCTCTATCCCGGCCGGTTCGACCGGGTCTCGGTCGGCATCTATCTCGCGATGGGCTGGAGCGGCGTGATGCTCTATGGCCCCGTGGTCAGGGCGTTGCCCGCGCTGGCGCTCGGCTTCATCCTGGCGGGCGGCCTGCTCTACAGCTTCGGCGTGATCTTCCACGCCTGGCGGCGGCTGCGCTTCCAGAATGCGATCTGGCACGGCTTTGTCTTGGCCGGCGCGGCGTGCCATTATACCGCGGTGCTCGACCTCGTGTTGAGCTGA